Proteins from a genomic interval of Ancylobacter polymorphus:
- a CDS encoding efflux RND transporter periplasmic adaptor subunit: MTPSLSSLIVLPAIALMLTACDAPQGQTQATPPPPLVKTLIAQPEDVPLSRDYPGRLLPIRLAEVRARVSGIVLERKFAEGTDVRKGDVLFEIDPARFQAEVASAKAQLARAQAALVLASQQSERVERLLQTSAASKAQFDAADAGRKQAEAEVAVAMANLQTAELELGYASVRSPIDGRIGPALVTEGALMRQEDGTPMATIRDLSSVYVDFTAPLAEISALQHESGAGLLERPAPDTAVELIGNDGTVYGQRGRLLFSSAVVDEGTGQVSLRAEFPNPENQLLPGTYVRVRMRQGVARQALLVPQRAVLWDTLGQARIVTVKDGLATVQPIVTARAVANRWMVREGLKPGDQIIVDGAEKLVPGSPVTVESAANGDGRQTSLDGGCDDVCEQTGKI; the protein is encoded by the coding sequence ATGACCCCCTCCCTTTCGAGCTTGATCGTGCTTCCCGCGATCGCCCTGATGCTCACCGCCTGCGACGCGCCGCAGGGACAAACGCAGGCCACGCCGCCCCCTCCCCTCGTCAAGACGCTCATCGCCCAGCCCGAGGACGTGCCGCTCTCGCGCGACTATCCGGGCCGGTTGCTGCCGATCCGCCTCGCCGAAGTGCGCGCGCGAGTATCCGGGATCGTTCTCGAACGGAAATTCGCGGAAGGTACCGACGTCCGTAAGGGAGACGTCCTGTTCGAAATCGATCCGGCGAGGTTTCAGGCCGAGGTCGCCAGCGCGAAAGCACAGCTTGCCCGTGCGCAAGCCGCGCTCGTGCTGGCTTCTCAGCAATCCGAACGTGTGGAACGGCTGCTGCAGACCAGCGCGGCGAGCAAAGCGCAGTTTGATGCCGCCGACGCGGGCCGCAAACAGGCGGAAGCCGAAGTCGCGGTGGCGATGGCCAATCTGCAAACTGCCGAACTCGAGCTCGGCTATGCCTCCGTCCGCTCACCCATCGACGGACGCATCGGGCCCGCGCTGGTCACCGAGGGCGCGCTGATGCGCCAGGAGGATGGAACGCCTATGGCCACCATCCGCGACCTCAGCTCGGTCTATGTCGACTTTACCGCACCACTCGCAGAGATTTCCGCGCTCCAGCACGAGAGCGGGGCAGGTCTCCTGGAGCGCCCGGCTCCAGACACCGCCGTAGAGCTGATCGGCAATGACGGAACGGTCTACGGTCAACGCGGCCGCCTGCTGTTCTCCTCCGCGGTGGTGGACGAGGGTACGGGGCAGGTCTCGCTGCGCGCCGAGTTTCCCAATCCCGAGAACCAGCTGCTTCCCGGCACCTATGTCCGCGTCCGGATGCGGCAGGGGGTGGCCCGGCAGGCTCTGCTCGTGCCGCAGCGCGCCGTGCTGTGGGACACCCTGGGCCAGGCGCGGATCGTGACCGTGAAGGACGGCCTTGCCACCGTGCAGCCGATCGTCACCGCCCGTGCGGTCGCCAATCGCTGGATGGTGCGTGAGGGGCTGAAGCCCGGCGACCAGATCATCGTCGACGGTGCGGAGAAGCTCGTTCCCGGCAGTCCGGTGACGGTGGAGTCCGCCGCCAATGGCGATGGCCGGCAGACCAGCCTCGACGGTGGCTGCGACGATGTTTGCGAACAGACCGGCAAGATCTGA
- a CDS encoding efflux RND transporter permease subunit, translating to MPQYFIERPVFAWVIALAVALGGIISLPFLPISQYPNVAPTTIAITTSYPGASPQNLYDSVTKLIELEMNGATDLLYFDSVSDALGNVTINVTFEAGTDPQTATVDVQNRISRVEARLPPSVRQQGIRVEETSSAFLLFVGLISTDGKLNAVDLGEFATRNVIDELRRLPGVGRAQLFATERAMRIWIDTKKLVGLNLTARDVTNAIVAQNAQVSSGSIGAQPTVSGQEITATVSATGQLSSVEEFVEIVLRANPDGSVVRLGDVAKVEFGGQSYAMSSSINGRPAANIGIQLNATGNALVTADAVKARMAELATNFPPGISFEIPYDTTPFVSISIEKVIHTLAEAVVLVFAIMFLFLQNLRYTLIPTLVVPIALLGTCAALLIFGFSINVLTMFAMVLAIGILVDDAIVVVENVERIMAQEGLPPKQATIKAMKQITGAVIGITVVLIAVFVPMAFFPGAIGIIYRQFSLTIVMSMVFSALMALTLTPALCATILKPIPAGHAHHKNWFFRGFDRLIGRTTGGYGWIVGGAVKRNFRMMAVYLALVGMLAYAYARLPTGFLPLEDQGYGIATTQLPAGATAERTAEVLAKVDNFFLNRPGVDKIVSILGYGFNGYGQNAGISFATYKDWSERGPADSSDAIVGSALGALAGLPEASVFTLTPPPIAALGNVSGFSFRLQDRANLGNAALIEAANTLLGKAYQSPILQYPYIEGLPPAPQVMLDIDRRKANAYGVTFDEINTVLSTSLGSSYVADFPNAGRMQRVIVQAEAPERMDVASLMELNVRNGNGEMVPLSAFTTARWAQGPTQVVGYNGLQAVKISGSAAPGHTSGQAMAEMERLAGELPPGFGFEWTGQSYQEKASGNAAPFLLGLSLVFVFLSLAALYESWSIPIAVMLVVPLGAIGAVLAVMLRGLPNDIYFTVGLITIIGLSAKNAILIIEFARELRAEGRPLLEATVEAAKLRFRPILMTSFAFILGVVPLAFATGASSASQRAIGTGVLGGMVSATVLAVLLVPTFFVVVMKLFRRRRSTEAADGASLPV from the coding sequence ATGCCCCAATATTTCATCGAGCGTCCGGTCTTCGCCTGGGTCATTGCCCTCGCCGTGGCCCTGGGAGGCATCATCTCCCTGCCCTTCCTGCCGATCTCGCAATATCCCAACGTCGCGCCGACGACGATCGCGATCACCACCAGCTATCCCGGCGCCTCGCCGCAGAACCTCTATGACAGCGTCACCAAGCTGATCGAGCTGGAGATGAACGGGGCGACGGACCTTCTCTATTTCGATTCCGTGAGCGACGCGCTGGGCAACGTCACCATCAACGTCACCTTCGAGGCCGGCACCGATCCGCAGACGGCCACCGTCGACGTCCAGAACCGGATCAGCCGCGTCGAGGCCCGCCTGCCCCCCTCGGTCCGCCAGCAGGGCATCCGGGTCGAGGAAACCAGCAGTGCCTTCCTGCTATTCGTCGGCCTGATCTCGACCGACGGCAAGCTGAACGCCGTCGATCTCGGGGAATTTGCGACGCGTAACGTCATCGACGAGCTGCGTCGCCTTCCCGGCGTCGGCCGGGCGCAGCTCTTCGCGACCGAACGCGCCATGCGTATCTGGATCGACACCAAGAAGCTCGTCGGCCTGAATCTGACGGCGCGGGACGTCACTAACGCGATCGTGGCCCAGAACGCGCAGGTCTCCTCAGGCAGTATCGGCGCCCAGCCCACAGTGTCGGGCCAGGAAATAACCGCCACCGTCTCGGCGACCGGGCAATTGTCCTCGGTCGAGGAGTTCGTCGAGATCGTCCTGCGCGCCAATCCCGACGGGTCTGTGGTCCGGCTGGGCGATGTCGCCAAGGTCGAGTTCGGCGGCCAGAGCTACGCCATGTCCTCGAGCATCAATGGCCGGCCGGCGGCGAACATCGGCATTCAGCTGAATGCCACCGGCAATGCACTGGTGACGGCCGACGCCGTAAAGGCACGGATGGCGGAACTCGCGACGAATTTCCCGCCGGGTATCAGCTTCGAGATTCCCTACGACACCACCCCATTCGTCTCGATCTCGATCGAGAAGGTCATCCACACGCTGGCCGAGGCCGTGGTGCTCGTCTTCGCCATCATGTTCCTGTTCCTGCAGAACCTGCGCTACACGCTGATCCCGACGCTGGTCGTGCCGATCGCGCTGCTCGGCACCTGCGCGGCGCTGCTGATCTTCGGTTTCTCCATCAACGTGCTGACCATGTTCGCCATGGTGCTCGCCATCGGCATTCTCGTCGACGACGCCATCGTGGTGGTGGAGAATGTCGAGCGCATCATGGCGCAGGAGGGCCTGCCGCCGAAGCAGGCCACCATCAAGGCCATGAAGCAGATCACTGGCGCTGTCATCGGCATCACCGTCGTGCTGATCGCCGTCTTCGTGCCCATGGCCTTCTTTCCCGGTGCGATCGGCATCATTTACCGGCAATTCTCGCTGACCATCGTGATGTCGATGGTGTTCTCGGCGCTGATGGCGCTCACCCTGACGCCGGCCTTGTGCGCGACCATCCTGAAGCCGATCCCGGCCGGGCATGCGCACCACAAGAACTGGTTCTTCCGCGGCTTCGACCGGCTGATCGGCCGGACGACGGGTGGCTATGGCTGGATTGTCGGCGGCGCGGTGAAGCGGAATTTTCGGATGATGGCGGTCTATCTCGCGCTGGTCGGGATGCTCGCCTATGCCTATGCCCGGCTGCCGACCGGCTTTCTGCCGCTGGAAGACCAGGGCTACGGCATCGCGACCACGCAGTTGCCGGCCGGCGCGACTGCCGAGCGGACAGCCGAGGTCCTGGCAAAGGTCGACAATTTCTTTCTCAACCGTCCGGGTGTCGACAAGATCGTGTCGATCCTCGGTTACGGCTTTAACGGCTATGGCCAGAACGCCGGCATTTCCTTCGCCACCTACAAGGACTGGTCGGAGCGCGGGCCGGCCGACTCCTCCGATGCGATCGTGGGCTCGGCCCTTGGCGCGCTTGCCGGCCTTCCGGAAGCCTCGGTGTTCACCCTGACGCCGCCGCCCATCGCGGCCCTCGGCAATGTCAGCGGCTTCAGCTTCCGCCTGCAGGACCGCGCCAATCTCGGCAATGCCGCTCTCATCGAAGCCGCGAACACTCTGCTCGGCAAGGCCTATCAGAGCCCCATCCTGCAATATCCCTATATCGAAGGGCTCCCGCCGGCTCCGCAGGTCATGCTCGACATCGACCGGCGCAAGGCCAACGCCTATGGCGTGACCTTCGACGAGATCAACACTGTGCTGTCGACCTCGCTCGGCTCGTCCTATGTCGCCGACTTCCCTAACGCCGGACGCATGCAGCGCGTGATCGTGCAGGCCGAGGCGCCCGAGCGCATGGATGTCGCGAGCCTGATGGAGCTCAATGTCCGCAACGGCAATGGCGAGATGGTACCTCTGTCGGCATTCACCACCGCGCGGTGGGCGCAAGGACCGACCCAGGTGGTCGGCTATAACGGCCTTCAGGCGGTGAAGATCAGCGGCAGTGCCGCACCCGGTCATACCAGCGGCCAGGCGATGGCCGAGATGGAGCGCCTGGCGGGCGAGCTGCCGCCAGGCTTCGGCTTCGAATGGACGGGACAGTCCTACCAGGAGAAGGCCTCCGGCAATGCCGCACCCTTCCTTCTCGGTCTGTCGCTGGTCTTCGTCTTCCTCAGCCTGGCGGCGCTCTATGAGAGCTGGTCGATTCCGATCGCCGTCATGCTGGTGGTGCCGCTCGGCGCGATAGGGGCCGTCCTCGCCGTGATGCTGCGGGGGCTCCCCAACGACATCTACTTTACCGTGGGTCTCATCACCATCATCGGCCTGTCGGCCAAGAACGCGATCCTCATCATCGAATTTGCCCGCGAGCTCAGGGCGGAGGGACGTCCGCTGCTGGAAGCAACGGTTGAGGCCGCCAAACTGCGCTTCCGGCCGATCCTGATGACGTCCTTCGCCTTCATCCTCGGCGTGGTCCCGTTGGCCTTCGCCACCGGCGCCAGCTCCGCCAGCCAGCGGGCGATCGGCACGGGAGTGTTGGGCGGGATGGTGTCTGCGACAGTGCTCGCGGTCCTGCTTGTCCCGACCTTCTTCGTGGTCGTGATGAAGCTGTTCCGGCGCAGGCGCAGCACCGAAGCGGCGGACGGTGCGTCTCTCCCGGTCTAG
- the soxR gene encoding redox-sensitive transcriptional activator SoxR: MASPMRLENELSVGEFAHRAGVPVSTLHFYEAKGLISPRRTQGNQRRYPRSLLRRVAVIRIAQRAGISLAEIRKALSALPAEGTPNAADWKRLSTDWKESLDRRITALTQLRDEMAGCIGCGCLSLKECPLRNPRDELGRTAAGAVLLQGGSDVVSEDVDA, translated from the coding sequence ATGGCATCGCCGATGCGGCTGGAGAACGAGCTTTCGGTCGGAGAGTTCGCGCATCGGGCAGGCGTTCCCGTCTCGACGCTGCACTTCTACGAAGCCAAGGGCCTGATCAGCCCGCGTCGCACCCAGGGGAACCAGAGGCGCTATCCGAGGAGCCTGCTTCGGCGCGTCGCCGTCATCCGGATCGCGCAACGAGCCGGCATTTCACTCGCCGAGATACGGAAGGCGCTGAGCGCACTTCCCGCCGAGGGAACCCCGAACGCAGCCGACTGGAAACGGCTCTCGACGGATTGGAAGGAGAGCCTGGACCGCCGCATCACCGCGCTCACCCAACTGCGGGACGAGATGGCAGGGTGCATTGGCTGTGGCTGCTTGTCCCTCAAGGAATGTCCGCTGCGCAATCCAAGGGACGAATTGGGAAGAACCGCGGCGGGCGCGGTTCTTCTTCAGGGTGGGAGCGACGTCGTCTCCGAAGACGTGGATGCCTAG
- the fdxA gene encoding ferredoxin FdxA, with protein MPYVVTENCIACKYMDCVEVCPVECFYEGENMLVIDPYECIDCGVCEPECPAAAIVPDSQPGAETWLDLNRRYAKLWPNVREKRPPLEGADARNGAPRKMTLLSEKAGQGS; from the coding sequence ATGCCCTATGTCGTCACGGAAAACTGCATCGCCTGCAAATATATGGACTGCGTCGAGGTCTGTCCGGTCGAGTGCTTCTATGAGGGCGAGAACATGCTCGTCATCGATCCCTATGAGTGCATCGACTGCGGCGTGTGCGAACCGGAATGCCCCGCGGCGGCCATCGTGCCGGACAGCCAGCCTGGGGCCGAGACCTGGCTCGATCTGAACCGTCGCTATGCGAAACTATGGCCGAATGTGCGTGAGAAGCGGCCGCCGCTAGAGGGGGCAGATGCACGGAACGGCGCTCCGCGGAAAATGACGCTGCTGTCCGAGAAGGCCGGACAGGGATCCTAG
- a CDS encoding DoxX family protein, which produces MRKLPWRHIYAWTLAAFFTVGGFLNIFASSTILEDYQRWGYPDWFHYLTGMLELTSAALIVLPFTRLVGSALATAIMGAAAATVALHAEYTHAVAPLVVMVLACLNGWLTWRVRSGSEVPVSR; this is translated from the coding sequence TTGAGAAAATTGCCGTGGCGACATATTTACGCGTGGACTTTGGCGGCCTTTTTTACGGTTGGCGGCTTCCTGAATATTTTTGCCTCTTCCACTATCCTTGAAGACTATCAGCGCTGGGGGTATCCGGACTGGTTTCACTATCTCACCGGCATGTTGGAATTGACGTCGGCGGCCTTGATCGTCCTGCCTTTCACGCGCCTCGTCGGTAGTGCCCTTGCAACTGCGATCATGGGAGCCGCCGCCGCGACGGTAGCACTTCACGCGGAGTACACGCATGCAGTCGCTCCGCTGGTCGTCATGGTGCTTGCCTGCCTGAATGGATGGCTCACCTGGCGTGTGCGCAGTGGAAGCGAAGTGCCAGTATCGCGTTGA
- a CDS encoding helix-turn-helix transcriptional regulator — MSSTLLENGAHSPRSPGERILMALKMQGAQTASALGKRLGTTGEAVRQQLVRLAEEGLVTTSAAPSGVGRPTQYWDLTTAAQARFPDTHAALTVQLLGIIRGSLGEAALDSIITRREDDTRATYEAAMSGLGSLHERVATLAALRSAEGYMAEWLEMTDGSLILIENHCPICAAAMSCQGFCRAELQVFTSVLGPTAHVERREHIVQGGRRCTYHIRQVDV; from the coding sequence ATGTCAAGCACACTCTTGGAAAATGGCGCGCACTCCCCCCGCAGCCCCGGAGAGCGCATTTTGATGGCGCTCAAGATGCAAGGAGCGCAGACGGCGTCCGCATTGGGCAAGCGGTTGGGCACGACCGGCGAAGCCGTGCGCCAGCAGCTTGTCCGGCTTGCGGAAGAAGGGCTGGTGACGACGAGTGCCGCTCCTTCCGGTGTCGGCAGGCCGACGCAATACTGGGACCTGACGACCGCGGCGCAGGCCCGCTTTCCGGACACCCACGCGGCCCTGACCGTTCAGCTTCTCGGCATCATTCGCGGCAGCCTGGGTGAAGCAGCCCTCGACAGCATCATCACCCGGAGAGAGGACGACACGCGGGCGACCTACGAAGCCGCCATGTCCGGCCTTGGAAGCCTGCACGAGCGGGTAGCGACGCTCGCCGCGTTGCGATCCGCGGAAGGTTATATGGCCGAATGGCTGGAAATGACGGACGGCTCGCTCATTCTGATCGAGAACCATTGCCCGATATGCGCCGCGGCGATGTCCTGTCAGGGGTTCTGCCGCGCCGAGCTTCAGGTGTTCACATCGGTGCTCGGGCCGACGGCGCATGTGGAGCGCCGAGAGCATATCGTCCAAGGTGGCCGCCGCTGCACCTACCACATCCGGCAGGTGGACGTTTGA
- a CDS encoding superoxide dismutase encodes MAFRLADLPYAYDALAPLGMSEETVKIHHDRHHRTYVDNLNKAIAGTGWDDLNLEEIVTSSYEKDAVAQSAIFNNASQHWNHTLFWQLIGPGESKLPGELERALTDSFGSFDAFRQQFVANGVAQFGSGWVWLVKDQKSGRLEIVKTGNGVNPLCFGQQTLLGCDVWEHSYYIDYRNQRPAYLENFLDRLVDWETVAARL; translated from the coding sequence ATGGCTTTTCGCCTTGCTGATTTGCCCTACGCCTATGACGCTCTCGCGCCGCTCGGAATGTCGGAAGAAACAGTGAAGATCCACCATGACCGGCATCATCGGACCTATGTCGATAATCTCAACAAGGCGATCGCAGGAACGGGATGGGACGACCTCAATCTCGAGGAGATCGTGACAAGCTCCTACGAGAAGGACGCAGTCGCGCAGTCCGCCATCTTCAACAACGCATCGCAGCACTGGAACCACACGCTGTTCTGGCAGCTCATCGGTCCCGGAGAGAGCAAGCTACCGGGCGAGCTGGAGCGAGCACTCACCGATTCATTTGGATCGTTCGATGCGTTCCGGCAGCAATTCGTCGCCAATGGCGTCGCCCAGTTCGGATCGGGTTGGGTGTGGCTGGTGAAAGACCAGAAGAGTGGTCGATTGGAGATCGTGAAGACCGGCAACGGCGTCAATCCATTGTGCTTCGGTCAACAGACCCTGCTCGGCTGCGACGTCTGGGAGCACAGCTACTACATCGACTATCGCAACCAGCGCCCGGCCTATCTGGAGAATTTCCTCGACCGTCTCGTCGACTGGGAGACCGTTGCCGCGCGGCTTTGA
- a CDS encoding cyclophilin-like fold protein, whose protein sequence is MKIRMTINGKISVVRLDDTPAAPDFASLLLLTVTLSDYHSIEKISDLPRRLSHDGAPSGYDPEVGDVAYYAPWGNLAIFYRDFRYARGLVRLGTIEFGLDALTQSGPLATTIERIEP, encoded by the coding sequence ATGAAGATCCGCATGACGATCAACGGGAAGATCAGCGTCGTTAGGCTTGACGACACACCGGCAGCCCCCGACTTTGCGTCGCTGCTGCTACTGACCGTGACGCTGAGCGACTACCATTCGATCGAGAAGATCAGCGACCTTCCCAGGCGTCTGTCGCATGACGGCGCACCGTCGGGTTACGACCCGGAGGTCGGCGACGTCGCCTACTACGCGCCCTGGGGAAATCTCGCGATCTTCTATCGGGACTTTAGATATGCGCGCGGCCTCGTCAGGCTCGGCACGATCGAGTTCGGCCTCGACGCCCTCACCCAGTCCGGCCCGCTGGCCACCACGATCGAACGCATCGAACCGTAA
- a CDS encoding sigma-54-dependent Fis family transcriptional regulator yields the protein MEQNAIRTAWERFLKDGVGSPGISRALAASWERSRAGGIGVGLTEAPLAAEPELFRRRSANATLLNVARPALERSGLFLADASSMMILSDASGFIIETAGDPRVVDHGRRNHLETGGRWAEGVIGTNAIGTALIDGRPTEIRGAEHFCEDVQRWTCAATPVRHPLDHQLLGIVDISGPVDHFNPQSLALAVAIGQEIEAGLYRTAKVEHELLLRSFVSKRSIWLSEEILVVDRRGFLVHAADSARRQSDAAPERLAEEVRHLIGAAEHEAWEENCRHRFPNASVEIVRSDGEAIGCLIVMHRSRARSAASVESPREAVEPEIGFDRILGSSAPMREARERARKLAANSLPILIEGETGVGKELFARAIRSASPAASGPFVPLNCGGMPRDLIASELFGYTKGAFTGADEKGRPGRIEQADGGVLCLDEIGEMPLDLQSYLLRVLEDGVVYRVGDHVGRRVNIRILSMTNRDLSAEVEAGRFRRDLYYRIAAARIRIPSLRERGEDVVTLAGGFAQAAAARQGRPVPVFAPEVLERLRHYCWPGNVRELRNVVDAMIALADGDVIGLDDLPPELDGQAPPVPRPGAVAMDFPEAAAPVANLKASERAAILAQVEACGGNLTEAARRLGIARSTLYLRLNGYRSGGTVR from the coding sequence ATGGAGCAGAATGCGATCCGTACGGCATGGGAACGCTTCCTGAAAGACGGCGTTGGCTCGCCGGGTATATCCCGCGCGCTCGCCGCCTCATGGGAGAGGTCACGCGCCGGCGGCATCGGTGTCGGCCTCACTGAGGCGCCACTCGCCGCGGAGCCGGAACTCTTCCGCCGCCGTTCCGCCAACGCGACGCTGCTGAACGTGGCGCGCCCGGCGCTCGAACGTTCCGGCCTTTTTCTCGCCGACGCCTCCTCCATGATGATCCTGAGCGACGCCAGCGGGTTCATCATCGAGACCGCGGGCGATCCGCGCGTCGTCGACCATGGCCGCCGTAACCATCTGGAAACCGGCGGTCGCTGGGCCGAAGGCGTGATTGGCACCAACGCCATCGGCACCGCGCTGATCGACGGACGGCCGACGGAGATCCGCGGCGCCGAGCATTTCTGCGAGGACGTGCAGCGCTGGACCTGCGCCGCCACCCCGGTTCGCCATCCGCTCGACCATCAGTTGCTCGGCATCGTCGATATTTCCGGTCCCGTCGACCACTTCAATCCGCAGAGCCTCGCGCTCGCAGTCGCCATCGGCCAGGAGATCGAAGCCGGGCTGTATCGCACGGCGAAGGTCGAGCATGAGCTGTTGCTGCGCAGCTTCGTCTCGAAACGCTCGATCTGGCTGAGCGAGGAGATTCTCGTCGTCGACCGGCGGGGCTTTCTCGTGCACGCGGCGGATTCCGCCCGCCGCCAGTCCGATGCGGCGCCCGAGCGGCTGGCCGAGGAGGTCCGCCACCTCATCGGCGCCGCCGAACACGAGGCGTGGGAAGAGAACTGCCGCCACCGCTTTCCCAATGCCAGCGTGGAGATCGTCCGCTCGGACGGCGAGGCCATCGGCTGCCTGATCGTGATGCACCGCTCTCGCGCGCGGTCCGCCGCGTCGGTGGAGAGCCCGCGCGAGGCGGTCGAGCCGGAGATCGGCTTCGACCGCATCCTCGGCTCCAGCGCACCGATGCGCGAGGCCCGCGAGCGCGCCCGCAAGCTGGCGGCCAACAGCCTGCCGATCCTCATCGAGGGCGAGACCGGCGTCGGCAAGGAGCTGTTCGCCCGTGCCATCAGAAGCGCCAGCCCGGCCGCCAGCGGTCCTTTCGTGCCGCTGAACTGTGGAGGCATGCCGCGCGACCTCATCGCTAGCGAGCTGTTCGGCTACACCAAGGGTGCCTTCACCGGCGCCGATGAGAAGGGCCGCCCCGGCCGCATCGAGCAGGCGGACGGCGGCGTGCTCTGTCTCGACGAGATCGGCGAGATGCCGCTCGACCTGCAATCCTATCTGCTGCGCGTGCTGGAGGACGGCGTGGTCTACCGGGTCGGCGACCATGTGGGGCGCCGGGTCAACATCCGCATCCTCTCCATGACCAACCGCGACCTCTCCGCCGAGGTCGAGGCAGGCCGCTTCCGCCGCGACCTCTACTATCGCATCGCCGCCGCCCGCATCCGCATCCCCTCCCTGCGGGAGCGCGGGGAGGACGTCGTCACGCTGGCCGGCGGCTTCGCACAGGCCGCCGCCGCGCGTCAGGGCCGGCCGGTCCCCGTCTTCGCGCCGGAGGTTCTGGAGCGCCTGCGCCATTATTGCTGGCCCGGCAATGTGCGCGAGCTGCGCAACGTGGTCGATGCGATGATCGCGCTCGCCGATGGCGACGTCATCGGCCTCGACGACCTGCCGCCCGAGCTCGACGGACAGGCGCCGCCCGTGCCCCGACCCGGCGCGGTCGCTATGGATTTCCCCGAGGCCGCGGCCCCCGTCGCCAACCTCAAGGCGAGCGAACGCGCGGCGATCCTCGCGCAGGTGGAAGCATGCGGCGGCAATCTGACGGAGGCGGCCCGCCGCCTCGGCATCGCCCGCTCCACGCTTTACCTGCGCCTCAACGGGTATCGCAGCGGCGGCACCGTCCGCTAG
- a CDS encoding gamma carbonic anhydrase family protein, which translates to MHVYSLDDQVPTGHSPWLAPDAAVIGRVTMGSDVSIWFGAVLRGDNDDIRIGSRTNIQDGAIVHADPGFPVDIGEGCTIGHRAIVHGCTIGEGCLIGMGAILLNGAVIGAHSVVGAGAIVLEGRIYPERSLIVGAPAKAIRTLAPADDINLDAAAATYVSNAARFRRGLRVTEMVEDA; encoded by the coding sequence ATGCACGTTTATTCGCTCGATGATCAGGTGCCAACAGGCCATTCTCCCTGGCTTGCCCCGGACGCGGCGGTCATTGGACGCGTCACGATGGGAAGCGACGTCAGTATATGGTTTGGCGCGGTTCTGCGCGGCGACAATGACGATATCCGGATCGGGTCGCGCACTAATATTCAGGACGGCGCAATCGTGCACGCAGATCCTGGTTTTCCGGTCGATATTGGCGAAGGCTGCACGATCGGTCATCGGGCTATCGTACACGGCTGCACGATCGGCGAAGGTTGCCTGATCGGAATGGGCGCCATCCTGTTGAACGGTGCCGTGATCGGTGCCCACAGCGTCGTTGGCGCCGGCGCCATCGTTCTCGAAGGCAGGATCTATCCAGAACGCTCGTTGATCGTCGGCGCGCCGGCCAAGGCGATCCGGACGCTGGCACCGGCGGACGACATCAATCTCGACGCGGCGGCTGCGACTTACGTTTCCAACGCAGCGCGATTCCGGCGCGGGCTACGGGTTACCGAGATGGTTGAAGACGCATGA
- a CDS encoding superoxide dismutase, whose translation MAFELPALPYAYSALGDRGMSQETLELHHDKHHQAYVTALNGFVEKSAELQGKSLEEIILFANGKADLAPLFNNAGQHWNHIHFWNALSPAGGKIPGKLEAKIVEDLGSVDVFKEAFKAAAVGQFGSGWAWLILGTDGKLKVTKTPNGSNPIATGEGKPLLGLDVWEHSYYVDFRNRRPDYVTNFLDKLANYEFAEANLA comes from the coding sequence ATGGCGTTCGAACTGCCGGCTCTCCCCTATGCATACTCGGCCCTTGGCGATCGCGGCATGAGCCAGGAAACGCTGGAACTTCATCATGACAAGCACCATCAGGCCTATGTGACGGCGCTGAACGGTTTCGTGGAAAAGAGCGCCGAGCTTCAGGGCAAGTCGCTCGAAGAAATCATCCTCTTTGCCAATGGCAAGGCCGACCTCGCTCCCCTGTTCAACAATGCCGGCCAGCACTGGAACCACATCCACTTCTGGAATGCGCTGTCGCCGGCTGGAGGCAAGATTCCCGGCAAGCTCGAAGCGAAGATCGTCGAGGATCTCGGCTCGGTCGACGTCTTCAAGGAAGCTTTCAAGGCGGCGGCTGTCGGTCAGTTCGGTTCCGGCTGGGCCTGGCTGATCCTTGGCACCGACGGCAAGCTAAAGGTCACGAAAACGCCGAACGGCTCCAATCCCATCGCGACCGGGGAAGGCAAGCCGTTGCTCGGCCTCGATGTGTGGGAGCACAGCTACTACGTCGACTTCCGCAACCGGCGGCCCGACTACGTAACCAACTTCCTCGACAAGCTCGCCAATTATGAGTTCGCGGAAGCCAATCTCGCCTGA